Below is a genomic region from Brassica oleracea var. oleracea cultivar TO1000 chromosome C9, BOL, whole genome shotgun sequence.
TATATAGAGCTCCGAAAAACTCAATATTTTCGTTGGGATTAACAGATTGATTTTGAAAAAATATGACGATATTATTTTAACACATATGATGATGGTCAAAGAATTTTGGAACCTTTGTTGTGTCCATTTCTCAAGAAAATATCGATTTTATAGTGGTTAGTCCACTAATTTATAAAGCATATGCAGTTTTACTAAATTAATTGATAAAAAATATAATGAAGTTCATGTACCATGAAAAGAAGTTTAGCATACATTGATACAAATGTTAATTTGTTTATAATTTTTTAAAAAAATCAAAAGATTATAGGCTTCAATATATAGATCATTTACCGAAAACTCAATATTTTCGTAGGGGGTTAGAGACGGAAAGGGGGGAGAAAAATCTCCGGCGAAGCCTTCGGAGACGACGGCGGAAGAGGAGCAGGAGACGGTGGGGCAGACGAAGGAGGATCTGTCCTCTCCTAGTCGTGAGATGGCGCCGGAGTCGAGTCGAGACGAAACGGCGTCAAATGAGAAAAGCAGAGACGGAAAGGGGGGAGAAAAATCTCCGGCGAACCCATCGGATACGACTGCGCCGTCGGAGACGACGGCGGAAGAGGAGCAGGAGACGGTGGGGGTTAACACATAGATTTTGAGAAAAATTTAAAAAATATGACAATACATTTTTAATACATAGTTGAATCCTTCAATAACATATGATGATGGTCAAAGAGGTTTAGAACCTTTGTTGTCTCCATTTCTCAAGAGAATAGCGATTTTATAGTGGTTAGTCAACTAGTTTAAAAAGTATATGCAGTTTTACTAAATTAATTGATTAAAAATTAGAACGATGCCCATGTTACGTAAAATGAAGTTTAGCATACATTAGTAAAAATGAAGAATATGACTAGAAATTTTAAAACAGCACTAAAAATAATAGGCTTCTGTATATATATAGCATTTACCAAAAAATTCAATATTTTCGTAGGGGTTAACACATAGATTTTGAGTAAAATTCAAAAATATGACAATAATGTTTTAATGAGTTTAGTATACATTAATACAAATGTATAATGTGGTTATAAATTTTAAAACAAATCTAAAGATTATAAACTTCAATATATAGAGCATTTACCAAAAAACTCAATATTTTCGTAGGGGTTGTTAACACATAAATTTTGAAAAAAATCAAAAAAATATGACAATATTGTTTTAACACATATTTGAATCCTGAAATAACATATGATGATGGTCAAAGAGGTTTGAAACCTTTGTTGTCTCCGTTTCTCAAGAGAATTGCGATTTTATAGTAGTTTGTCAACTAGTTTAAAAAGTATATGCAGTTTTACTAAATTAATTGATTAAAAATTAGAACGATGCCCATGTACCATAAAATGGAGTTTAGCATATATTAGTAAAATGAAGAATATGGCTAGAAGTTTTAAAACAGCACTAAAAAAATAATAGGCTTCAGTATATTAGCATTTACTGTCAACTAGTTTAAAAAGTATATGCAGTTTTACTAAATTAATTGATTAAAAATTAGAACGATGCTCATGTACCATAAAATGGAGTTAAGCATATATTAGTAAAATGAAGAATATGGCTAGAAGTTTTAAAACAGCACTAAAAAAATAATAGGCTTCAGTATATTAGCATTTACTGAAAAATTTAATATTTTCGTAGGGGTTAACACATAGATTTTGAGAAAAATTTAAAAATATGACAATATTGTTTTAATGCATAGTTGCATCTTACACAAACATATAATGATGTTCAAATAGGTTTGGAACCTTTGTTGTCTCCGTTTTTCAAGATAATAACGATTTTACTGTGGTTATTCCATTGATTTAAGGAGTATATGCAGTTTCGCTAAATTAATTGATAAAAAATAAGAACGATGCCCATGTACCATGAAAGA
It encodes:
- the LOC106315379 gene encoding uncharacterized protein DDB_G0286299-like, which translates into the protein MAPESSRDETASNEKSRDGKGGEKSPAKPSDTTAPSETTTEEEQETVGGVRDGKGGEKSPAKPSETTAEEEQETVGQTKEDLSSPSREMAPESSRDETASNEKSRDGKGGEKSPANPSDTTAPSETTAEEEQETVGVNT